DNA sequence from the Acidobacteriota bacterium genome:
GATAGACTCAGGGGACCTCACATGCGGATTGGCATACTTCGCGAAACCTTCCCAGGCGAAACGCGCGTGGCGCTCGTCCCCGCGCACGTGGCGCCGCTCGTCAAGGCCGGTCACGAGGTCGGCGTGGAATCGGGTGCCGGCGCGGCAGCGGGGTTTCCCGACGCCGCCTACGCCGCCGCGGGGGCGACGATCGGCGCCGCGCGGGACGTGCTCGGGGCCGACCTCTTGCTGCAGGTGCGGTCGGCCACGGCCAACCCGACGGGTGGCGCCGCGGAGATCGCGGCGCTCAGGCGCGGACAGGTGGTCATCGGCTTTTCCGAGCCGCTCACGTCGGCGCAGTTGACGCGGCAGCTCGCGGCGCAGGGGGTCTCGAGCTTCTCCATGGAGCTGATGCCGCGCATCACCCGCGCGCAGAGCATGGACGCGCTCTCGTCGATGGCGACGGTCGCCGGCTACAAGGCGGTGTTGCTCGCGGCCGACTCGCTCCCGCGCATGTTTCCGATGCTGATGACGGCGGCCGGCACCGTGGCGCCCGCGCACGTGTTCGTGGTGGGGGCGGGCGTCGCCGGACTGCAGGCGATCTCCACCGCCCGCCGGCTTGGCGCGAAAGTCGAGGCCTACGACGTGCGCCCCGCGGTGAAGGAGCAGGTCATGAGCCTCGGCGCGCGCTTCGTCGAGCTGCCGCTCGACACCGCTGCCGCCGAGGACACGGGAGGCTACGCCGCCGCGCAGGACGAGTCGTTCTACAAGCGGCAGCGCGAGATGATGCTGAAGATCGTCGCCGCGTCCGACGTGGTCATCACCACCGCCGCCGTTCCCGGCAGGAAGGCCCCCGTGCTGATCACCGGGGAGATGGTGCGCGGCATGGCCCCCGGTTCGGTGATCGTCGACGTCGCGGCGGAGCGCGGCGGCAATTGCGAGCTGACGGAACCCGGCGCGACCGTCGTCAAGCACGGCGTCACGATCCTCGGACCGGCCAACCTTCCCGCGTCCGTGCCTTACCACGCCAGCCAGATGTACTCGAAGAACATCACGGCGTTCCTCGGCCACCTGGCGAAGAACGGCACCCTGGCGTTCGATGCCTCGGACGAGATCACGCGGGAGACGCTCGTCACGCACAACGGCACGGTCGTTCACGAGCGGGTGAAACAGGCGATCGCATCCTGATGTGGGTCCTCAGAGAGTCGGGCGTTGAAGAAGGCGGGCTGACGTTCCGCCTGACGACCGGCAGCGTGCGGACGGTCGGCCGCGCGACGCGGGCCGACTTCATCGTCGACGCGTCACTCGTCTCCAGGCTTCACTGCCGCCTCACGGCGCGCCCTGACGGCGCTCTCGAAGTCGAGGACCTCGAGAGCACGAACGGCACGTTCGTCAACGGGAAGAAAGTGGACCGCGCGGAGCTGAAGGACGGCGACGAGCTGGGGATCGGGCGGGTGCGGCTGACGGTCACGAGGGCGGACTGAAAAGGGGGACAGTCACACTTTCCGCGCCAGCCTGTCCGGAAAGTGTGACTGTCCCCCTTTTTCAGCTAGAAGCCGTACCTGACTCCCACCTGCAGCGTTCTCGGCGTCGTGCTCGTCGAGTACCCGGTGAGCACCAGGAACAGCGTGGACGCCTGGTTGCCGCTCGGGTTGGCGTAGTTCACGCGATCCGTGACGTTGAACACGTCGGCAAACAGGTCGAGCGTGCGATCGGGGCCGCCGACCTTCAGGCGATAACCGAGGCGCAGGTCCAGCTTGAAGAATCCCGGCCCCCTGGCCCCGTTGCGCTCGCTCCTGTAATCCTCCACCGTGAACGCGTCGCTCCCCGTGCCCGAGTAGCTGCCCGCCGGCAGCGGCTCGGCCTGCGTGCCGTTGCGATCCGAATCGATGGTGGAGTTGAAAAGGCTGAACGGCGTGCCGCTCAGCGCGCGCGCCACCCAGCTCACCGTCAGCCCGCCCGTGCGCGGCACGAGCGCCTGCCCGCTGATGACCAGGTTGTGGCGCTGGTCCTGGTTGCTCGGCCCCTCGTTGAGATCGAGATTAAGGTCGTCGAGCACCTGGAATGGGCTTGCAGGCACCCCGAAGCCGCTCGTGTTCCCCCTCGAGTACGACAGCGTGTACGCCACCCGCGCGCTGTAGTTGTGGCTGAAGCGTTTCTCGAGCTGGAACATCAGCGCGTCGTAGTCCGTGCTGCCGGCGTTGACCGGGATCGTGACGCCCGTCGTGAAGTTGGCGAACCCCGGATAGGTCGCGGCCAGCTCCGCCACCGCTCCGCGCAGCTCGTCGCTGCCCTGCCGCACGAGCGGCGAGGTGACCGCGGTCGTCGCGCGCAGCCCCGGGTTCAGGTCGCGCGCCATCAGGAGATCGCGCGCCATGCTGTGAACGTAGTCCACGCTCGCCGAGACCGCCGCGCCGAACTGGCGCTCGAACCCGGCGGTGAACTGCTGGCTGTACGGAAGCCGCCGATCCGGGTTGTCCCAGCTCGCGCCGGTGTTGCGGATCGTCGCCCCCGGCGGGAATAGCTGCGCCAGGAGATCGCGGTTGACGACCGGCCCGTTCACCAGGAAGGGATCGGTCGGCCGCTGCCCGTTGCGCGGGCCCGGGTCGACGTTGGCGAGCGGGAAGTTGCGGATGAACGAGCTCGAGAACACCCGGTTCGTGTAGATCCCGCCGATCAGCTCGAAGTGCGTCTTGTCGTAGAACAGCCCGTAGCCGCCGCGCAGGACGCTCCGGCCGTCGCCCGTGAGATCGTACGAGAAGCCGAACCGCGGCGCGATGTTGTTCCAGTCCACCGGGTAGTCGTCCGGCGAGTCGAACAGGGGATTGTCGACCTCCTCGATCGGCGTGATCTCGACGTCGTAGCGCACGCCGAGGCTCAGCGTCAGCTTGTTGTTCCACCGCCACTTGTCCTGGGCGAACGCGCCGGCGAAATGCGCCTTGTTCAGGCTGCCTCCCCTGCCGGGCACGCGGATCGAGAGCCGATCCGGGTACGTGCGCGGATTCGCCGGGTCGAACGGGACGTTGCTGCGCCCGAATGCGAACGTGCCGTTCAGGTTGTCCTGCGTGTCGTTGCGCGAGCTCGAGTACTGGTACTGGAGGCCGAACTTCAGGTCGTGATCGCCCCGCTTGCCCGGAACGAACCACGACATCGTGTCTTCGATCTGGTATCCGTTGTTCACGCGCGCCTGCGCGACGGCGCTCTGTTGATCGACGTAGTCCTGGAAGGTCAGCGTGGGCGGGCAGCCCGCCTGGTTGCGCCCGTTCCCGTCGAAGCACGGGTTGGCGAACGCCACGTCCTCCTGGGTCCACGCCAGGCGCAGGGTGTTCACGCGCGCGTTGGAGAGGACCGACGACAGGCTGCCGACGACGGTCTGATCCGTGTCGTCCTCTTCCCGCGAGGCGGCGAGCGAGACCGGCAGGCCGGCGGCCGGAATGATCTGGTTGAACTGCGGCGAGTACTCGCGCAGCCAGCGGACGCTCCAGGTGTTGCCCGCGTTCAACTGGTGATCGAAGCGGATGACCGTGTTCCACACGCGGGTCTTCTCGGTCGTGGTCGTGTTCAGCTCGGGCCGTACCGGAATGTTGACCGTGATCCCTTCGTCGATCAGGTACCGCTCGAGGCTGAAGAAGAAGTGCGCCTTGTCCCTGACGATCGGCCCGCCGAGCGTGCCGCCGAAGCGGTGGTACTTCGTGTCGGGCTTCGGCGAGTCGTTCTTCTTGGCGAAGAAGTCCTTCGCCGTCAGCTCCGCGCTCTGGTAGTTCTCGAACGCGCTGCCGCGCCACTGGTTCGTGCCCTGCTTGGTCACGGCGTTGACGATCGCGCCGGCGGTGCGCCCGAACTCGGCGTCGAACTGGTTGGTGATGACCTGGAACTCCTGGATCGCCTCGATCGGCGTCCGCGCCTGCGTGCCGGCACGCTGCCCGATCACGTCGTCGTTGTTGTTGGCGCCGTCGAGCGTGTAGTTGTTGTTGCGCGGATCCTGGCCGTTGACCGTGATCGAGTCGCTCCCGAACGACTCGGTGCTGATCGTCGGGATGACGCCGGGCAGCAGCCCCACGAATCCGACGAAGTTGCCGTTGATCGACGGCAGATCGGTGAGGTCGCGCGACGTGATGTTGCCGCCGACTTCCTTCGAGGTGACGTCGACGAGCGGCGCCGCCCCGGTGACGGTGATCGACTCGGCGAGCGCGCCAACTTCGAGCGTCACGTCCACCGTCGCCGTCCGGCCGATCGACAGCGTGAGGTCGCGCTGCGAGTAGCGCTTGAATCCCTCGAGGCTCGCGCTGATTTCATACCGCCCGGGCGCGATACCCGTGACGAAGTACGTGCCGTCCTGGTTCGAAGCCGTCTCACGGTACATGCCCGTGTCCTGGTTCTTCACGGTGACGGTGACGCCGGGAAGCACCGCTCCCTGCGCATCGACCACGACCCCTCGCACTTCCGTTGTTCCCTGCTGCGCCAGCGCGGATGGACCGGTGGCGAGCAGTGCGAGAGCGACAAGCAAAAACACTCTTCTCATGCGGCAATCCCCCTCTTTGCTGCGGACGAACCTCAAGCGCCTCGCAATGGAGATGCCATGGGCGCTGATGGAAAAACACGCCGGAAAACGCGCGCAACCGCGCGGCGCGGCACCATTCGCTTACCACGCGCGAAAGCGCGATCCGGAACTTTGAATTGTGAGGCGACTTACAGCAGGCCGCCGACGAAAGGGTTGCCGCGTTTTTCGGCGCCGATCGTCGTCACCGGACCGTGGCCGGAGTAGACCTTCGACTCGTCCGGAAAGCGAAACAGCACCTCGCGGATGGACTTCGTGAGCGTCGCCGGATCGCCGCCCGGAAGATCCGTTCGACCGATCGAACCGGCAAACAGTGTGTCACCAACGAACAGCGTTGTTCCGGGCGTTCCGGCCGGGCCGACTTGCAGGCAGACGCCGCCCGGACAGTGGCCGGGCGTGTGATGCACCCGGGCCTCGAGACGCCCGAATGGAATGACCTGGTTCGGCTCGTAGAACAGATCGGGCGCGGGCTGGCGTTTCACGTCGAAACCGAACAGGCGCCCCTGCTCGGGCGCGGCGTTATAGAGAAACAGATCATCGCGGTGCAGCGCAACGGGCGCGCCAAACACCCGCTTGGCGCGCTCCACGCCCGTGATGTGATCGAAGTGCGCGTGCGTGAGCAGAATATAACGCACCGTCAGATGGTGCGCGGCCGCGGCGGCGATCAGTTCCTCCACCTCGTCGCCGGGATCGATCACAACGGCCTCGCGGGTCTCCTCGCAACCAATGACGAAGCCATTCTTGTAGAAGGGGTCCACGGCGCGCATCTCGATGATCATGGGCTCAGAACATTATAGAGGGCGCTGAGATCAAGATCGCCTCTGCATCCGCCTCTGCATCCGGCTACAATCCCATCGATGATCCTGATCGCCGTCGAAGATCTGCTCTTCAGCTCGAAGATTCGTGCAGTCGCCAGGCAGCTCGGCGTGCAGCTCGCCTTTGCCCGCACGCCGGAGGAAATCCTGCAGAAGGTCCGTGCGGACGCGCCGTCGCTCGTCGTCTTCGATTTGAATTGCGCGAAGACGCAGCCGCTCGAGACGATCGCCGCGATCAAATCAGACCCGGCGCTCGCGGCATCGCGGGTGATCGGCTTCGCCTCCCACGTCCACGTGGATGTCATCCATGCCGCACGCCAGGCCGGAGCCGACGACGTGCTGCCGCGCTCGGCGTTTGCATCGCGGCTGCCGGAGATCCTGGGCGGAGCGTGACCGGTGGAAAAAGGCTCCCGACCCCTTTTTACGGAAATCGTACGGGCAAAGACCGACGCGATCCAGGCGCACGGCGCCACGCTCCGGCGCGAACGCGACTACGACGCCGCCGAAGCGGCGGCGGGCTCGCGAGCGGCATCGGCCTGGTCTCGCGCGGGAGGAACACGTGATTGCGGAAGGAGGGGGGCGGTGGGGGTCGCGGGGATCGCTGCGCGGGCCGTGTCGCTCGATCGCGGACCGATCGTCGCCGTCGTGTCCGGGTCCAACATCGACATGCACGTGCTCGCGCCGCTACTGCGGTAGCGCGCGGAGTTCGGCGTCCACAATCTGTTTCACATTCGCGCGGCTCGCTTCGATGCCGCTGCGCAGCTCGATCGCGGCAGCGGTGTCGTACATCCGGTCCGCGGGCGCCTGCGGATCGAGCCGGCGGGCGCGCAGGGTGAGAGCGGCCGCGCGCACCGAGTCCACGGGCGCGATCAACTCGGCGATCGCGCGGTACGATGCGGCGTACGAGGGATCAAGGGCGGCGGCCCGCACGAGGTGGCGCAGCGACTCGCGCAACGTCGGCGCGGCGAGACCGCTGGCGAATTCCGCCATCGCCAGATCCGGCTCGATCGAGAGGGCCCTCGTCGCCGCTTCACGGATTCGTTCCTGGGCCGTCGCCACCGCCCCGGCGCCTGCGGCGGCGGCGCGGCGATACAGTGCGACGGCGAGGCCCGCGTAGGCCTCCGCCAATCCCTCATCCTGCTTCGCCGCCTGCTCGAAGAGCGCGATTGCCCTGTCGAGCTGCCGCGCAGCCACCGCGTCGCGCGCGCGCGCGTAGGTGTCGTACGCATCCGGCGCCACCGACCTGGCCAGCGTTCGCTCGCGGACGGCGCTCGCCGGCGTGCTCACCTTCAACGCCTTCGCCACCTCTTCGGCGATCACCGCCTGCGCCGCGACGACGCTGTTGGGAGGATTGGTGAACTGCTGCGTCCAGATGCGCGCGCCGTCGGACGAATCGACGAGCTGCAGATCGATCTTGAGATCCCCATTGACTCGATGGATCTCGCCGGTGAGAACGACGGTGGCGCCCGCCTGGCGCCCGACGTCGGCCGGATCGCGCCCGCGGAACGTGCGCGCGGCCGCTCGTCCCACCACGGTCACGCCCGGCGTCTGCCCAAGCCGCATCATCACGTCGTCGCTGAGCCCGTCGGCGAAGTATGTGCTCGACTGGCCATCCTCTCTGAGCGGAATGACGGCGATCACGGGGGCGGGCGGCGGCCCGAACCGGTGCCGCACCCAGCCTCGAATGGCATCGCGATTTGGATACGCCGCCGCGGCGGCAGCCGCAAGCACGAGCAGGATCAAGAGAGCCGCCCGGCGCCGGCTGCCCGGCGGCACCGCAAGGATCGGCGCGGCGGTCTCCTCGCGGTCCGCTTCCAGGATGTGCTCGGTCCGCTCGCCGAACGCGGCGCGGAGATCGGCGGACACGGCCGCGGCGCTCGCGTATCGGGCCTGCATGTCGCGCGCGAGCATGCGCATCACCACGGCGTCCAGCTCGGGCGGCACCTGGGGGTTCAGCTTGCTGGGCAGTTCGGGCTGCGCCTTGAGCAGATTCATCAGCGTGGCGTCCGCGGTCGCCCCCGCGAAGGGGCTGCGGCCGGTGAGCATCTCGTACAGCACCACGCCGAGCGAGAAGATGTCCGTGCGCGAGTCGACCGGCTGCGCGAGCACCTGCTCGGGCGACATGTACGCGACCGTGCTCGCCACGTGCGCCGGAGCGATCGTCGCGCCGGCCGCGACGGCCTCTCGAGCGGCCGCACCGCCCGTGAACGGCGCCAGGCCGAAGTCCAGCACCTTGGCGGCCCCTTTCGAGGTCACCATGATGTTGTCGGGCTTGATATCGCGATGCAGGATGGTCGCGGCGTGCGCATCGGCGAGCGCGTCGGCCACCTGGATGGCGATCGGCACGGCCCGTCGCGGGTGCATCGGCCCTCCGGCCAGCGCCTGGCGGAGCGTTTCACCGGCCACGAATTCGTACGCGAGATACAGGCGACCGGTTTCCGCGGCCTCCTCGCCGGCCTCGAACAACATCGCGATCGCCGGATGCGACAGCGCGGCAGCGACGTGCGCCGCCTCCGCCAGCGCCTCGCGGCGCGCGAAGTCGTCCGGCAGCACCTTCAGAGCCACCGTGCGCCCCTCGCGCGTATCGCGCGCACGGTACACGTCGCCGAGCCCCCCGGCGCCAAGGCGCTCGAGGATGACGTAGTGGTCGACCTTCTGTTCCGGCTTCAGCTCGGACACGACCCTCTACTTGCGCGGCTGCGACGGCCGCATCTCGATGCGGCTCGCGAGCGTGCGCGCGGGACTTTCCAGCAGATCGACGACGACGTCGGCCACATCCTCGGGCGCGATCTTCCACGAGGACTGGGGCATGGAATCCCCCTCGCGCCTGGGCAGGCCGGCAAAGTCGGTGTCGACCGATCCCGGCATGATGCAGCTGACGCGGATGCCGTCGTAGCGGACCTCCTGCATCAGCACTTCGCTGAACGCGTTGAGCGCGGCCTTCGACGCGCAGTACGCCGCCCCGCCCGTGAACGCGTTCTTGCCCGCGAGACTGCTGATGTTCACGATCCAGCCGCCGCCGCGATTGCGCAGGTGCGGGATAACGGCATGCGAGCAGTAGTACACGCCGGTCAGGTTCGTGTCGATCACCGCGTGCCACATCTGCGGCGTCATCTCGGCTACCGGCGCGAAGCCGCCAATCCCCGCGTTGTTGACGAGCACGTCCAGCCCGCCCCAGCGATCGACCGTGCGCTGCACGAGCTGCTGCACCTCGTCGAGCTCGGCGACATCCGCCGCGAAGGTCAGCACTCGGTCGCCGGCGCCCAGCGCCCGCGCCGCGTTGGCCAGCGAATCCGCGTTCCGACCCGTGATCGTCACCTTCATGCCGCGCTGCACGAATGCGCGCGCGATGGAAAACCCGATGCCGCGCGAGCCGCCGGTCACGATGGCCACGCGTCCATCCAGTTGTGGCACTGCGTTCATGGCCACTAGAATAGCGCACGCTGCCACGTTTGGCGGTCCCCGATCACATGTCTTTCGTTGCGATCATCGGCGCCGGCGACCTGGGCGGGATCACCTGCCAGGCCATCGCCGCACTCGGCGCGGCCCGCGAAATACGCCTGATCGATGCGGCCGCACAGGCCGCCAGCGGCAAGGCGCTCGACATCGCGCAGGCGGCGTTCTCGAACGGCTACACGACGCAGATCACCGCCTCCGGCGACGTGAGGGCGGCCGCGGGCGCGGATGCGATCGTCATCGCCGACGCGTTCGGCCCGCCATCGAAGGAGTGGCAGGGAGACGATGGGCTGGCGCTGCTGCGCAGGATTTGGAGCATCGCCGCCGTCGATCGCGGCGTCATCGTCTGCGCGGGCGCAGCGCAGGCGACACTCATCGCCCGCGCGGTGCGCGAACTCAGGATCGATCGGAGACGAATTATTGGCACTGCCGCCGCGGCGTTCGAGTCCGCGGCGCGCGCGCTTGTCGCGCCCGCGCTCGACGGCGCGGGAA
Encoded proteins:
- a CDS encoding Re/Si-specific NAD(P)(+) transhydrogenase subunit alpha, whose protein sequence is MRIGILRETFPGETRVALVPAHVAPLVKAGHEVGVESGAGAAAGFPDAAYAAAGATIGAARDVLGADLLLQVRSATANPTGGAAEIAALRRGQVVIGFSEPLTSAQLTRQLAAQGVSSFSMELMPRITRAQSMDALSSMATVAGYKAVLLAADSLPRMFPMLMTAAGTVAPAHVFVVGAGVAGLQAISTARRLGAKVEAYDVRPAVKEQVMSLGARFVELPLDTAAAEDTGGYAAAQDESFYKRQREMMLKIVAASDVVITTAAVPGRKAPVLITGEMVRGMAPGSVIVDVAAERGGNCELTEPGATVVKHGVTILGPANLPASVPYHASQMYSKNITAFLGHLAKNGTLAFDASDEITRETLVTHNGTVVHERVKQAIAS
- a CDS encoding FHA domain-containing protein; translated protein: MWVLRESGVEEGGLTFRLTTGSVRTVGRATRADFIVDASLVSRLHCRLTARPDGALEVEDLESTNGTFVNGKKVDRAELKDGDELGIGRVRLTVTRAD
- a CDS encoding TonB-dependent receptor; translation: MRRVFLLVALALLATGPSALAQQGTTEVRGVVVDAQGAVLPGVTVTVKNQDTGMYRETASNQDGTYFVTGIAPGRYEISASLEGFKRYSQRDLTLSIGRTATVDVTLEVGALAESITVTGAAPLVDVTSKEVGGNITSRDLTDLPSINGNFVGFVGLLPGVIPTISTESFGSDSITVNGQDPRNNNYTLDGANNNDDVIGQRAGTQARTPIEAIQEFQVITNQFDAEFGRTAGAIVNAVTKQGTNQWRGSAFENYQSAELTAKDFFAKKNDSPKPDTKYHRFGGTLGGPIVRDKAHFFFSLERYLIDEGITVNIPVRPELNTTTTEKTRVWNTVIRFDHQLNAGNTWSVRWLREYSPQFNQIIPAAGLPVSLAASREEDDTDQTVVGSLSSVLSNARVNTLRLAWTQEDVAFANPCFDGNGRNQAGCPPTLTFQDYVDQQSAVAQARVNNGYQIEDTMSWFVPGKRGDHDLKFGLQYQYSSSRNDTQDNLNGTFAFGRSNVPFDPANPRTYPDRLSIRVPGRGGSLNKAHFAGAFAQDKWRWNNKLTLSLGVRYDVEITPIEEVDNPLFDSPDDYPVDWNNIAPRFGFSYDLTGDGRSVLRGGYGLFYDKTHFELIGGIYTNRVFSSSFIRNFPLANVDPGPRNGQRPTDPFLVNGPVVNRDLLAQLFPPGATIRNTGASWDNPDRRLPYSQQFTAGFERQFGAAVSASVDYVHSMARDLLMARDLNPGLRATTAVTSPLVRQGSDELRGAVAELAATYPGFANFTTGVTIPVNAGSTDYDALMFQLEKRFSHNYSARVAYTLSYSRGNTSGFGVPASPFQVLDDLNLDLNEGPSNQDQRHNLVISGQALVPRTGGLTVSWVARALSGTPFSLFNSTIDSDRNGTQAEPLPAGSYSGTGSDAFTVEDYRSERNGARGPGFFKLDLRLGYRLKVGGPDRTLDLFADVFNVTDRVNYANPSGNQASTLFLVLTGYSTSTTPRTLQVGVRYGF
- a CDS encoding MBL fold metallo-hydrolase; the protein is MIIEMRAVDPFYKNGFVIGCEETREAVVIDPGDEVEELIAAAAAHHLTVRYILLTHAHFDHITGVERAKRVFGAPVALHRDDLFLYNAAPEQGRLFGFDVKRQPAPDLFYEPNQVIPFGRLEARVHHTPGHCPGGVCLQVGPAGTPGTTLFVGDTLFAGSIGRTDLPGGDPATLTKSIREVLFRFPDESKVYSGHGPVTTIGAEKRGNPFVGGLL
- a CDS encoding response regulator: MILIAVEDLLFSSKIRAVARQLGVQLAFARTPEEILQKVRADAPSLVVFDLNCAKTQPLETIAAIKSDPALAASRVIGFASHVHVDVIHAARQAGADDVLPRSAFASRLPEILGGA
- a CDS encoding protein kinase, translating into MSELKPEQKVDHYVILERLGAGGLGDVYRARDTREGRTVALKVLPDDFARREALAEAAHVAAALSHPAIAMLFEAGEEAAETGRLYLAYEFVAGETLRQALAGGPMHPRRAVPIAIQVADALADAHAATILHRDIKPDNIMVTSKGAAKVLDFGLAPFTGGAAAREAVAAGATIAPAHVASTVAYMSPEQVLAQPVDSRTDIFSLGVVLYEMLTGRSPFAGATADATLMNLLKAQPELPSKLNPQVPPELDAVVMRMLARDMQARYASAAAVSADLRAAFGERTEHILEADREETAAPILAVPPGSRRRAALLILLVLAAAAAAAYPNRDAIRGWVRHRFGPPPAPVIAVIPLREDGQSSTYFADGLSDDVMMRLGQTPGVTVVGRAAARTFRGRDPADVGRQAGATVVLTGEIHRVNGDLKIDLQLVDSSDGARIWTQQFTNPPNSVVAAQAVIAEEVAKALKVSTPASAVRERTLARSVAPDAYDTYARARDAVAARQLDRAIALFEQAAKQDEGLAEAYAGLAVALYRRAAAAGAGAVATAQERIREAATRALSIEPDLAMAEFASGLAAPTLRESLRHLVRAAALDPSYAASYRAIAELIAPVDSVRAAALTLRARRLDPQAPADRMYDTAAAIELRSGIEASRANVKQIVDAELRALPQ
- a CDS encoding SDR family oxidoreductase, with translation MNAVPQLDGRVAIVTGGSRGIGFSIARAFVQRGMKVTITGRNADSLANAARALGAGDRVLTFAADVAELDEVQQLVQRTVDRWGGLDVLVNNAGIGGFAPVAEMTPQMWHAVIDTNLTGVYYCSHAVIPHLRNRGGGWIVNISSLAGKNAFTGGAAYCASKAALNAFSEVLMQEVRYDGIRVSCIMPGSVDTDFAGLPRREGDSMPQSSWKIAPEDVADVVVDLLESPARTLASRIEMRPSQPRK